The genomic window ATTTTAGAAATAGAAAAGCAAATGAATAATGAATATCGATTAACGAATAATGATTTTAGAAGTAGAAAAGTAAATGAATAATGAATATCGATTAACGAATGATGATTTTAGAAAGTGAAAAGCAAATGAATAATGAATATCGATTAACGAATAATGATTTTAGAAGTAGAAAAGTATGGAAAACCCACAAAAAAAATCATAAATCAACAATCGTTGATCGGAGTTCGAAATTCGATATTAAAAAAATGAATAATGAATTTTAGTGTTTTTGGTGTGTTTCGTGGTTAAAACTTTTAAGATAGAAAAGGAAAATTATAATGTCAATTATTAAAGTAAGAAATTTACACAAAATTTATCACGATACGGAAATTCCCGTAAAAGCTGTTAACGGAATTAATCTTGATTTTGAGGAAGGTGAATTCTCCGCTATAGTCGGTCCATCCGGTTCAGGGAAAACTACTTTTCTTAATTTGCTGGGAGGATTAGATACTCCCACTCAAGGTGAAATTTCGATCGGCGATACTAATATTGGAAATCTAAAATCCAGACAATTGATTGATTTCAGATTGCAAAATATTGGTTTTGTTTTTCAGGCCTATAATTTGATACCTGTATTAACTGCCAAAGAAAATGTGGCTTTTATTATGGAACTGCAGAAAATCCCAAAAGCAGAAAGAGAAAAAAGAGCGGAAGAATTGTTAGAAGAAGTAGGAATCGGCGATAAGGGCAACAACCGTCCCTCCCAACTTTCCGGTGGGCAACAGCAAAGAGTCTCTGTAGCGCGCGCTTTGGCATCTCGTCCAAAATTTATCCTCGCAGACGAACCAACTGCAAATCTGGATTCCCAAGCAACTGCTAATTTGCTGGATATGATGCTTCAAATGAACAAAGAATCCAATATTACTTTTATTTTTTCTACTCATGATCAAAGAGTTGTGGACAGAGCGAGAAGAGTTATTACTGTTATAGATGGAAAAGTTAGTAGTGATAAAAAAAGAAAATTTGGAGTGCAACATCCGTGATGTTGCAGTGTTGTATAAAATATCACCCCAGTGAAATCCCAGTGAAATAAAAAAGATAAAAGCATTTCACNNNNNNNNNNNNNNNNNNNNNNNNNNNNNNNNNNNNNNNNNNNNNNNNNNNNNNNNNNNNNNNNNNNNNNNNNNNNNNNNNNNNNNNNNNNNNNNNNNNNATAGATGGAAAAGTTAGTAGT from Candidatus Cloacimonadota bacterium includes these protein-coding regions:
- a CDS encoding ABC transporter ATP-binding protein is translated as MSIIKVRNLHKIYHDTEIPVKAVNGINLDFEEGEFSAIVGPSGSGKTTFLNLLGGLDTPTQGEISIGDTNIGNLKSRQLIDFRLQNIGFVFQAYNLIPVLTAKENVAFIMELQKIPKAEREKRAEELLEEVGIGDKGNNRPSQLSGGQQQRVSVARALASRPKFILADEPTANLDSQATANLLDMMLQMNKESNITFIFSTHDQRVVDRARRVITVIDGKVSSDKKRKFGVQHP